Part of the Ctenopharyngodon idella isolate HZGC_01 chromosome 8, HZGC01, whole genome shotgun sequence genome, GTAATATTGtccattacatttaaattttaaaatgggAAGGACAATAAAATTTAACTTTAACTCTAGGTTTGGTTGAAGTTAAtgtaatgttgtatttgtttaatgcattttttttttttttacagaataaaaGGTTGAGATGAAACATTACAATTACTGTATTGCAGGTGGAAAACCTATGATcagaattatatttattaaaatactttaaaacatCACAACTGTTCATTCCTTTTGTTTTACCATAAAAGGTGTTCAAATGTCTTGAAAGGTCACACAACATATTAAGGTACACCCATTAGGACCCACCTGTAGATTAAATGCTTGACTATACAATAAATACCAATGACTTTCTTGGGTCTCCCAACTAAAACAGCACATTACAATTATGTGGTCATGAAGAAAATTTCAGTGCTTTAGGGTTACTTTTCAGCAGGAGAGAATAAAAAGCTTGTCGCCACATGGCTTGAGCCAAAAGCAGCAAATCCTTGAGAAACCTTTAACTTTTTTGAAGCATGGTCCACttgcccctgctggtagatgctgtAATTACACAATTCTGGGAGAAATTCAAAGTAGCCTTGTATTCAGGAGCTACATATGAAAATCAAACATAGAAGCTGTTTAAAAGcctgtttttgttctttaatagatctttttaaaataaacagataaaaCCTTGAACCTATTTTCCACCTTATAGTTATGAAACATTTGAAGTCACTAGCTAAAGCTTCACATCACCTGAAACACATTAAGGGATTCATTTCTCTTTAAGAAATACACACAAAGTCAATAGATACGACAATTTATTCGTATTAATCACTTACAGCATGTATGAGAAAGACAGCTTACAAAACAAAGTGTTCACAGACAGAAATGCCTTTGGCAACTCGTTTCTTTGAAATCAGACAGAATGGGAGGTatagaaaaagaacaaaacctgACACAACAGAACATTTATAAGTCACACATCAGGGCATTGTTTCCCATCATTGGGATTTTATAAGGCAGCTTGCCATTGGAGAGGTAAAATACTGCTTGTAAGTGCTGGAGTAGGACTAGTTTCTTTTCTGACTGTAGGTCTCAGATCAGCCTCTTAAAGCATCTTTAATACTCCTCTCCCTCCTCTTCATCCTCCACAGACTCTGTGCCAACCTCCTCATAATCTTTCTCCAGTGCAGCGAGATCCTCTCTGGCCTCTGAGAACTCTCCCTCTTCCATTCCCTCGCCGACATACCAGTGTACGAAGGCACGCTTGGCGTACATCAAATCGAACTTGTGGTCCAGTCGGGCCCAGGCCTCGGCAATAGCCGTGGTGTTGCTCAGCATGCACACAGCTCTTTGTACCTTGGCCAAATCTCCACCAGGGACCGCTGTAGGTGGCTGGTAATTAATGCCGACCTGTCGATAAAGAGAACACATTGTTAACTTAACTGAAGTTTAAATAAAGGACACATGAATGTTTTGTCAATCTCTCCCACCTTGAATCCAGTTGGGCACCAGTCCACAAACTGGATGGAGCGTTTGGTCTTAATGTTGGCAATAGCGGCATTGACATCTTTGGGTACGACATCACCACGATACAGCATACAGCAGGCCATGTACTTCCCATGCCGGGGGTCACACTTCACCATCTGATTGGACGGCTCAAAGCAGGCGCTGGTGATCTCAGACACGGACAGCTGCTCATGGTAAGCCTTCTCAGCAGAGATGATGGGAGAGTATGTGACTAGGGGGAAGTGGATTCTGGGATACGGCACCAAGTTGGTCTGGAACTCAGTCAGATCGACGTTCAGGGCACCGTCAAAGCGCAGCGAGGCGGTGATGGAGGACACGATCTGACCGATGAGACGGTTGAGGTTGGTGTAGGTGGGGCGCTCGATGTCGAGATTTCGGCGGCAGATGTCGTAGATTGCCTCGTTATCTACCATGAAGGCACAGTCAGAGTGTTCCAGGGTGGTGTGGGTGGTTAGGATGGAGTTATAAGGCTCGACCACAGCGGTGGAGACCTGAGGAGCGGGATAGATGGCAAACTCAAGCTTGGACTTCTTGCCGTAGTCGACCGAGAGACGCTCCATCAGCAGGGATGTGAAACCGGAGCCAGTGCCTCCACCAAAACTGTGGAAAATCAGGAAACCCTGGAGACCGGTGCACTGGTCTGTCTAGATTAGGAGGGGGGGGGggacaaaacaaagaaacaaaagaaacaatTGAGTACAGCAGATATACTGGTCTAAATTACACTTATGTAAGGGGATATGGATAATTTACTcaattaccctcatgttgttcaaaactgACATGACATTTCCATGATATCTTGTGGAACAAAAGATAGGAAATAAATAGGAAGTTAATAGTAACCAAAGtggtttcattaaaaacatgtttcaaattgttttatgttctgcagaagaaaatcatacaggtttggaacaacacgagggtgaccattaataaaggccttctgaagcaaagctatgggtttttgtaagaaaaatatccaaatttaaaactttaaaatctaaaataactagcttctggcagatgaCCGTACACATACTGTGCAAGTCAACTTGTGCCACAGGAGTGACCGTGATGCAAAGTATGATgaaggatgtaggagtagcgtaagcttagacgcttctcatgatttaaacaaatagagctgtgcaacaaactcaagctcctcttataTCGGAattctctgacatttctctttaaaatttctcgtttcaAACAAATCAATGCGTACGGccgtctggcggaagctagttattatagctAAGgttgtaaatatggattttttttttttttttttacgaaaacccatcacttcacttcagaaggccctACAGAagaaccccctggagctgtctCCAATTGCGTTCATCTGAAAGATGAGgctagagggtgagtaaatcatgggataattttcatttttgggtgaaccctttgaGTTGAATATTATAGTCTGTGCATCCTTACTTAGAAGGTCTCAATTA contains:
- the tuba5 gene encoding tubulin alpha 5; amino-acid sequence: MRECISIHVGQAGVQIGNACWELYCLEHGIQPDGNMPSDKTIGGGDDSFNTFFSETGSGKHVPRAVFVDLEPAVIDEVRSGTYRQLFHPEQLISGKEDAANNYARGHYTVGKEIIDMVLERVRKLTDQCTGLQGFLIFHSFGGGTGSGFTSLLMERLSVDYGKKSKLEFAIYPAPQVSTAVVEPYNSILTTHTTLEHSDCAFMVDNEAIYDICRRNLDIERPTYTNLNRLIGQIVSSITASLRFDGALNVDLTEFQTNLVPYPRIHFPLVTYSPIISAEKAYHEQLSVSEITSACFEPSNQMVKCDPRHGKYMACCMLYRGDVVPKDVNAAIANIKTKRSIQFVDWCPTGFKVGINYQPPTAVPGGDLAKVQRAVCMLSNTTAIAEAWARLDHKFDLMYAKRAFVHWYVGEGMEEGEFSEAREDLAALEKDYEEVGTESVEDEEEGEEY